The Capsicum annuum cultivar UCD-10X-F1 chromosome 3, UCD10Xv1.1, whole genome shotgun sequence genomic sequence TAACAGGCCTAAAACACCTACCACACCCAAACTCCCCTATCACCTAGCGATTACCTGCACACTCACCCTAGCcgtctaccctaatccgcgacctTCACACCTTtctgtctagggtcatgtcctcagtaatctGAAGCAgttccatgtcatgcctaatcatctccctccagtatttcttaaGCTTACATCTACTTCTCtagaaaccatccaaagctagccccTCACACCTCCGAACAGGGGcattcgtgcccctcctcatcacatgcccaaaccatctcaacctttctTCTCGCATCTTttccttcaccgaagccactcccaccttctcctgaataatctcattcctaactttatccTCTCTAGttagtccacacatccaacgcaatattctcatttccaccaccttcaatctttgaatataggagttcttgactggccaatactccacttcatacagcatggccggacgTATTGttactctgtagaatttgcctttaagcttaagtggcatctttttatcacacaacacttctgaggtgagcctccacttcatccaacctgcgcCAATACGTttagtgacatcctcatcaatcttgccattcccctgaatcacagatcccagatacttaaaactatcattcttacaaacatcctgagaATCCAACAACACCACCACACCGTCCTCCtgactcgagtcactaaacttgcattctaaATACTCCGTCTTgtacctactcaacctgaaccccttagattcaagagtttacctccaaacctccaatttctcattcccccccccccccctcttatgtctcatcaatcagcactacatcatccgcaaaaacaTACACCATGatacctcaccttgaatactccgcgtcaacacgtccatcactaACGCAAAAAGGAACAGGCTATGAGTCAATCCCTGATGCAAACCTGTGTCGACCGAAAAGTGCCCTGAGTCTCCTCCCAtcgtcctcacccgagtctttgatccatcgtacatgtccttaattgctctgatgtacgccaccgaaACTCCTCTCACCTCtgagcatctccaaagaacctccctagggactttatcgtacgccttctccagatagatgaacaccatatgcaaatccctcttcctttccctaaactgctccaccaatcttctcaccAGGTGAATTTCCACTGTCGTCGAACGTCTAGgaataaaaccaaattgattctccgaaataaAAACTAccctcctcaacctccgctcaaccaccctctcccaaatcttcatagtgtggttcaacagcttaatacccctatagttattgcaactctgaacgtcacccttgtttttatataacggaatcaacgtactccatctccaagcctcaggcattctccCTGTCTTGAAAATGGCGTTGAATAAATCAGTCAACTACCTTAAGCCTAGCCCACTAGCATACTTCCAAAATTCCACCGGAATCTCGTCAGGCCCTGTCGTCCTAACTCTCCGCATCttacgaatagcctctctgacctcctctaCCATAAAAAGTCTACAGTAACTGAAATCACGGCTCTCCTCCAAGctctccaactcccctaacacaatgcctctgtcccccttctcatttaaaagtctatgaaaatactcctgccatctcttcttaatgtgccCATGTTCCACCAaaactctaccgtcctccccttaatgcacttcacttgattgAGGTCACGCCCCTTCCTCttcctagccttagcaagcctatacaacctatTTCCCCTCTTTCTCCTCCAACCCGGCGTACAAGCTCTCAAATGCCGctgtcttagcagccgtaacaACTAACTTAGCCTTACTCCTTGCAACTTTGTAAGCCTCTCTATTCACCtgcttctcctcttcatccttattctcaatcaaatctgaaaattataaaaggtgaataagggtccgttcatctatcatgtgatatgttaaaatgatgcatcaataagatgatcacatgtacatttattgccAACCtgcaatttgacattcataaagttgcttgctcagtaaaattgagttaagcatgactttcagattgtgtaatcaagataattcatcttgatgatgatggtttatcattgaatgccttcgataaatatctaaaccattgttaatgagaacaaaacttaatgtattggttctaaatatgatatattgcaataacaTTTGTAtacattagaccaataaattatgatatatggttatgaagtatcatatcttagtgcaattgatgcactcatgtaccttgcaaatactacaaggcctatagccttttcggttaatatgttagcaaggtatatttctactcctactaggagacttcgaaatgggataagatacatgagtttattttattctaaagattgcagtcccgatcttattcgtcatgctgatgttgggtactcatctgacccgcataaagctctgTATCAAATAGGCTATgggttcatatgtggtggtactgtcatatcttggagatatacaaagagtttatcgtagccacttcatcgaatcatgctgagataatagctattcatgaagcaagccgagaatatgtatgattgaggtccatgatacatctcattcgagaaaaatgtgttgtaaaatatgacaatctacccacaattttatacggagataatgcatcatgcatagcacatcttaattgAGGATTCACAAAATGATATAGAACAAAGCACACTTcaccaaagcttttctacatacatgagctacaaaagaatggtgatatcaatgTGCAACAACTTTGTTCAAGTGAAAATGTgtctgatttattcaccaagtcttctccaattacaacttttaagaagatggtgtataagatcgggatgcaaaggttcaaggatattctcattagggggagttaatacgcgttgtactctttttcccttacgaggttttgtcccactggattttccttgtaaggattttttaatgaggcagtcgATATGCGTATTGTtcgagatgtgtactctttttccttcactagatttttcttCCTATTgtgttttttctagtaaggttttaatgaggctcattatctatctagacattcaagggggtattataaatgtatttacattatagtaaatgtctatcaagatctaataagatctagttgatatctatcaggatttaaagTATCTGACTTTTAGTGTGAAACTGGGGGTAAATTCCCCCtaggcttccttcattgtaaatatcctcaagagaagaaataagaatcactctctctattctctctactcttgttcttgttctttattgttttataacaaattacatgaattttgaatttcaaataacCAATAGTatatttatttgacatcatttttCTCCCCCTAACAAATTACAAACAATTAAATGAAAAGAATCTTACATATTTTCCCTTTCCTATTCTAAAAAAAAGTCTGTCGTGTAAATTGAAACGAGAGTAAAAAtgtcgattttttttttaattcgcCACTTTTCATTGAATTgggataaatataaaaaatttaacaacCAACATTAGAAGAAGGAAAGTTAATATAATATACTAGCTCGTATAAATTTATTGtcgtaaaataataaattttatgtagTATATTATTAACTATTTTCACCTATTTGATAGGAAAAGGAGTCTTTTTGCCCGGAAGCTATTTTATTCTGCATCCTTGTTAGACTACCGATTGAATCTTTGTTACGTTTTGGATTTGTTTCTATTTCGTGGAATGATATAATCTCTGATGGAAAATTTAAGAaagctcagagtgatcaatccaAAGTGTTGACAGGGGCGGTCTACGGTAGCCGATGAAGGTTCTCGGGAACCTCACCCGCTACCGTAAGGCAAAAAATTCTCAATGGGTTTAAATATTAACAGGCAGGAACCCATAATAAATTGATGGGATAGCTTAGTGGTAGGAGGGATAGACTTGAGGAAGAAGAaggcaaaaaaattaaattattttttttttctaaagcttttttaatttttttttttggatgacaTGTAATTTTATCAATGATTATAATTTTCATGTCATTACAAGTGACTTTCACGGCCAAACCTAATTGGAATTGTGCAATTTATACTTAATTGACATAATTTGTGAACAACTAAAGAATTCAATTGGTACATGGCCTAATTGAGATGTTAatacgaaaaaaaataaaaaaattcagggacctgtctatgtattttgcttatgttttttagtttagtactccctccgtttcataataaatgaattattggatttTGTCACACATGTTAAGGAAAAAAGCATTAAAGAcgtaaatttaacacaactttccatttttaccccaaaaaaagaaaaagttgactttgtaataccttttcaaaagttaattggttgtcaaatcataagggcaaatttggaaaaaaaattcactGATTCACtaattttgaaacaccaataaatactccaacaattcacttattccgaaacggagggagtaatattttctGATTCATAAATAAAGTTGCAAGTTTATCTTTTGTTTACAATGTTTTAGTTTATTTCGCCCATGTTGAAAAATTAGTTGGTCAAATTGTAGTGTATATGTTGTGTATAGGCATATATATTAGATGTATGTATAGTAAAAAGTATACAGAATCTTTACATCTTgtacatattttataaattaaatcatCCAAAAACATTGAGTTGTAATGATCTCAATTTAAATTCCCATATGATTGCTAGAACAAAAGGTAGGCTTGTAAAGAAAGTTGTGAGAAAAGGGttgtcaattattttgaaaaagaattggTTGAAAGTGTCGCCTCTGAAAATAAATCATACTTTGTCGGAAAATTACACTTTAAagctaaaattttagtttttttttttttaaatataaatactaGTATATGTTGATTTCTCTCCTCCCCTTCTCCaaccgttttttttttttttaaattggagTTAGGGGACGGAGGAAATGAGAGGAGATTACAATATGGAAATCGAACGCCTTCACCAATAAGGTGGAGTTCAGATAGTTTACCAACTGAGCTACAAGTATTCTCTTATATTGGTTTTCCTTATTTTTGTGTGTGCTTTCTAATATTTTGACAACGACAGTGAAATCCAATTTGGATAAGCTAGCTCAACATATGCACTAGCTCCAAGATTTTGCTCTTATTGCTAGCTCATTTCCTTTTATGcctgaaattgaagaagaaagatcAGACGCACCTTATTCGCTACCTTTCAAAGGTATAAGTAGACATTAATCTTGTTGATTAATGTTTTATGGAATCCATCAATCAGACAATGCAAAAGACTTTGCTTTAGaggcttcatttttttttaaaaaaaatttctctaaaaagggcctaaaatgctcTTTAACTATGTGAAATGGAGCAAAAATATCCCCCGTCTACCTATCGGGCCTAAATTATCCTTTCCGTCTATCTATTGGAAttgttttgcccttttatttaataGATCAACTTAATCCCAATTCATTTATGATGTATCTTTTTTTATTGaccaactaataattaattaaaatgctTAATCTGTGTGCGTTGAGTTGCAGATTCTTGAATATACCTATTCAAATTGAAAAGTACAGACTTGTAATGGAGTAACTTTCCGTTGAAATTGTACCTAATTGTTCTGTgctctcaaaattcatactttatcTTTTAAAATGCAAGATTCAACTTAGAACTAATAAATACCATTTCAAAAGGATAGGGGAGATAGTGATTAATAAAATATCAAGTGAAAAAGTGGGAATTGTAAAATTACTAGTATTAGAAACTTGAAAGAAAGATATTTATATACCAAATATCCATGTTAATAATTACTATCATCTCATATGCCAGTAACTGTTTTTTTCTGTCTTTAATTGGTTAGCATTCCTAAATCCTGTACTTTTAGTAATaaccttgattgttgatgtttaaaTAATGTTTGTGCTAGTTAATGTGTCATTTGGAATTAGCTATGGTCTTTCTCTTTGTTGGAAAAGTCTTTCCTATTGGAATTAGTTATAGCCTTGCTTTCTTATGACTCGAACTTGGATTTTAAAGTTCACCTTCTTCCAGGAATTGTAAACCTTTAGAAGAGCGATATAATCTCTCATGTTTCCCGTACGAGTTAGATCAAGAAGGAAAATAAATACTTGactcaaaaattgaaatataattaatcaaaTCACATTTTGACTTGAAGATTTTTTTAAAGGTTATTCGGGTTGGGTGGAGCGGGCGGATCGGGGTTAAATCAACTTTTATTACTTCATTACTGACAATTCTTCAATCAGTATATAATCTTACATTATTATAAGAGCGTATAACACAAACTTGACAATGATTGTGGACGTACTCTAAAATGAAGAACCTCTGAAAAGCGATATTGTTCGTTGTCTTACTTTTGAAGgaatttctaaaatcaaataatactCCTATCTTTGCAAAGTGTAGAGTGTATAAATGTTTTTATTGCTAAAAGGTCCAGCAGAAGAAACAAAAACAACTATAGAAAGAAATCGACTATTGTTAAGAGTTTGTGACCAGAATTTTGTTAATCCGATCCTGAAAAGTTCACGGTGCGACGTATGTTTGAGTTTTTTTGGAGGATCTGTGGGGGTAGCGGAGGGATCAAGTCGATAGTTTGGTTTTTTCCGTCAAGAATTTCCACGtaaaatctgtgtgttcttattttttttcgttttgtGGTATTGCTTATTCCTGTCCGTTTCAATTACAACTATAATATATGATAAGACTTAGATGTAAATTAGAATCCAATGAATGCTTTGAACAACTCAAGCAGCGTTACATTAAAATTCaatgaatttttcattatttacatTAGATCTAATTTGTAGAACGTAGTCATAAGAATAAAGAAAATGGTAACAACTAATATAAGTTTGCAGAAGAGAGAATAAAGGCTTAATACTTCAcaaagaaaacactaaaatcataaataaagttgTTTTATGTAGTATATGAGATAAACATCCAGTACATCCcgaaactcaattttagcatatttgtGCTGACGTCAAAGGTGCAacatcagctaaaaagattgacaataggtgccacgtcagctaaaaagattgacaaaaatacgctaaattaTAGTTCAAGGGGGTAAAATAGGACCCTCAtgaagttgaagtgtgtcgtaaCTAATTTGGTCATAGCTcgggggtactagatgctttactcatgAACTCGTGTGTATAAGCTAATAAAAGGGTACTAGTACTTCTTGACTCAGGAACTTCCATTGTACCTACAAAGCAACAGCACCAGCCTCGAAACACACGAACATCTCTTCTATTAGGCGGAGCCATTCTTCTAATCTCAGCTTCCGATTCTTCATAGTGTCTCTACGTAACTTGAATATGAATTCATTTCTGTTATAGACAATGACTCTTGATCTTCTCAACAGCTTTCTATACCAGCTTCAGAACTCTGAAATCGAAATCGAAACTCTGTAGCTACTTCTGTTAGTATGATGCAACGATCCTCATCAGAAGTTGtcacaaaattcaagaacaattaTATCCAAGAAGTTAAAAGCTCGTAAGTAGTATCTTCGGAGAGAACACCCATGTTGAAATTCATTCTTGAATTCAGATCAAGTAACTTCACTTACTTTAACTTATTCAACTTATTCTTGACAGTGCCTTCCCTCAAAGCCATATAATTGATCAGTGGTCTAAGTTAAAGCATTAAGTTTTCTTGGATTTTTACCTACAGTAGGGTAAATCAAAAACCCCATCATAGATTAACATCAGTGCTGAAATCAAATCATAACGTAATTATTCAGACAAAATATAGTAAAGAAAGCTTAAGAACAATGACAATACTCTTTTGGATTATCCATAAAGGAATTTAGGAAGAATATAAGTTTTAGATCGAAAAAGTACATTCTATTAGATCTAATGGATCTAATATATACATTCGATCTAATAAGTACCTTGTGTTAGAATTGAGAAATTCTATGGTTCGGATCTTTATCTCAGTTGGATTGGCATAGTTAATGATCTCATCAAATTCAAAACTAACCTTTCACCTAAACTGTTGAAAGAGATTATGGTTGATACAATGTTTTTGGCAACCACGAAACGCTTTAAAACTATCACATTTTGGTAGTCTTTTAGATTTTTACTCACAGAATAGTCAAGGAAGAAGGACAATCTGAGTAAGGTTTCTAGTAAGTTTTCAGAAATTTGAGTTATATCGCTCCTCGAAAGATAGTAAAGAGAAGAACTAACTTAATATCACCAAAACTAACTGATTGTAACTACATCCCAAATGAAACATCAAAATAGGAACACTTGAATGTTTAGCCATTCATATAAAATTCAGAAGTTTTATTAGTTAAACTGTTGAAATTggctattttaattttaaaagaataaatacTAAATAATCTAACTACTTTTTTGGTATTAAGATGCCAAATggttgttttcaaggcttgaacccgtaacCTCCCCTGGTCACATATATAAAACTGTAATAGTAATTCTGAGTAGAATGTTATATCCATGTCGGAATAAACTTAGAATTcaagtataatatataaataaactaaaaacaacGAAGGAAAATGAGATCTTACTGGTTAAATTGACGAAAATGGATTAGAAGAAAGctttgaaattgttaaccaaaaGAATTACAACAAAGTGGAAAGAAGGCTCTTCCGCCATGTCCTCTCAGAGTCTCAGTTGTATTCTCTTTAGATACCATCACTTGGATTCTGTTACTGATAAATAACAATGTAAGCTCAACATGAATTATTTACAAACATATGAACATATATATctacatttttttaataaaaagaaagaggagaaaggctgtaatataaggaaaagaactATTTGTTTACCATAAGATTAAGTAGTTGACCAAAGATAACTACCCAAATTTCGGCATGTCGATGTATATGCATGGAGATGAAGATTTGCTTTTGATTTGTACATGGAGATGGAGATTTTTGTCCACTTTATGGAGAGAACTATTATCTGAAAGTTGTGGACTTTTTACATATACACTCCATCTTCAAAGTTTCCGAACCCTCCGCAAGTTCATCAAAGCAAATTCTGCAGACAGCATCTACTTGAGTGATGTCTTCGCTAAAATTAGCGTTTTCATCTGAACCATAACACCAAGAAAGGTGTAGGTTAGTTATCCCAGGTGAGTGAAAAGAAGGTTCAAGCTGTAAATGCAGGCGTGCTACATAAGAAAACTGCCAGCTATATTTACAGAATATTCTGTCCAAATAGGCTGTgcacaatagacccttgtggtctggCCCTTCCCAAGACCGCATGCATAGcaagagctttagtgcactgggctgcacTTTCACGGTCCAAATATAGGTTAACTTCAATTTCCTAACGCTACCAGATTCTGAATGATGATTTTATTGTAATATAAATGCTACAAGTCAACTTCCAACAACACTTATCCATAGACGTTACAGTCTATCATAAATTGGCGAGTACATATTCCTATACTCAGATAATCAGTACAATTTTATATATCACAATCTGTAGTAGGAAGTCCTGGGTTAACAAAATTCTTTATTTGTTTGGCTTCCTAGATTTAAGTTTGGCTGCTCTAATATTTATTCCACATTCAAAGCAAAACTGTAAGCAACAAAAGGATAGTCATACACAATGGCTTCCACAAATTGCTAGAAGTCTAGAATGACATATACGAACATCTAAAAGATGAAGTAGCAAATTTGAGACGACATTTGCAAGTCGGAAACACTTACAAGTTCACCAGTAATCTTTACAGGAGCAAACTCCGTCTTTGAAATGGTGGAATCTCTTTATATCTCTTAAAACAATCACCCTTTGACTCATCTTGCTGATATACTTCATTAGAGAATGGCAATCCCCACACACTCTAAGGTTCTTCACAATCGTAAGGAGCACACCAGGACCAGTACTAATGAGCCCAAAAGCAAGTGCTAGCTTTTCACTATGACTTCCCAACGCCCCTTCCTTCTCTTCCTCATCAATGTTATGAAGCACCCACTCAGTTTCAGGCATGTAACCTAGTTGTTTAGCTCCCATAATAATTTCCTCCAATTTCGAGTATATCTCGTGTTTACGTGTATGAGCACTATCGCCAGCAACAAATGTATGCAACTGACCATCGACCTCCATCGAACTCCATCCAGGATCCTTTTCAacatttttgttcttcattgaacTCCTAACTCTTTCTACATCATCCCATCTCCCTGCTCCTGCATAAACATTAGACAGAAACACATGACCTCCAGCATGCTTTGGCTCAAGCTGTAAGAGCTTCTCCGATGCAACTTTTGCCATTTCAATGTTCTTGTGAGCTCTGCAAGCAGAAAAAAGTGCACCCCAAATAACATAATCTGGCTCCAAGggcatattttcaataaatttcaaGGCCTCGTCAAATCGGCCAGCCCTGCCAAGTAGATCTACTACTACAGCATAATGTTTCATTGTGGGCTCAATCGACCACTCACGCCGCATGCCATCAAAGATTTGAAGGCCCTGATCCACCCGTCCAGCATGAGAGCATCCAGTTAAAACAGCAAGGACAGAAACTCCATCAGGTTTGATTCCTGCAAGCATTAGACAACAAGTGTTTTAATCTGTCAAACAATTTTCTAATGAACCCAAGTAACTCCATTGACAAAAGAGTATATCGAAAGTACCAGTTGATCTCATTTGTTCAAAACACCTGAGAGCTTTATCTACATGTCCATGAATTGCCCAACCCCATATCATTATACTCCACGTACGAATATCCTTCTCCTTCAATCCACTAAAAACCAGGCTGGCAGACTCAATATACCCACATTTCGCATACATATCCAGCAAAGCATTACCAACCGCAACATTCAAATGGAGCCCACTGTTCGTAATACTATCACGAATCTTCCTCCCTGCCTCCAATGCCCCAGTTCTCGCACAAGCAGAAAGTGCAGATACAACAGTTAAACCATTCGGCTTCACACCTTCATCCACCATCTTAAAAAACAAATCCAGACCCTTTTGATGCAACCCATTTAGCGTTAACCCATGAATCATAGTAGTCCAAGTAACCACATTCTTTTCATCCGTCATCATCCCATCGAAAACTTCCATTGCTTTTTCCACCTCCCCATTCCTCAACAACCCACTAATCAAACTATTCCAAGAACCTATATTCCTCTCCGGCATTTCCTCAAACAACGCTAACGCCTTACTAACCCGTCCAAACTTACAACATCCATTAATCACAACATTCCACAAAAGCACACTCTCAACTTTATTTCTCTCAGGACTTTCATCAAACAGTTGCAATGCATAATCAACCAACTCAACTTTCACATACATTTCAACCAAACAAACCCTCACAAACACATCATACTCAAAACCCATTTTCACTATCCCACTATGTACCCCACCCCCCAACCCCTT encodes the following:
- the LOC107864497 gene encoding pentatricopeptide repeat-containing protein At1g04840, with the translated sequence MKAINKLKFPPKIPKIINPKPHYNNFQEPNFISLIHNSKNTLQLQQIHAQIIRQNLTSNSRIITQLISAACLNKSINYALLIFNCFLDKNLYLFNVLIRGLKENSLFEKCIFYFKKMGGMGVRPDRLTYPFVLKAVGVLGEKGLGGGVHSGIVKMGFEYDVFVRVCLVEMYVKVELVDYALQLFDESPERNKVESVLLWNVVINGCCKFGRVSKALALFEEMPERNIGSWNSLISGLLRNGEVEKAMEVFDGMMTDEKNVVTWTTMIHGLTLNGLHQKGLDLFFKMVDEGVKPNGLTVVSALSACARTGALEAGRKIRDSITNSGLHLNVAVGNALLDMYAKCGYIESASLVFSGLKEKDIRTWSIMIWGWAIHGHVDKALRCFEQMRSTGIKPDGVSVLAVLTGCSHAGRVDQGLQIFDGMRREWSIEPTMKHYAVVVDLLGRAGRFDEALKFIENMPLEPDYVIWGALFSACRAHKNIEMAKVASEKLLQLEPKHAGGHVFLSNVYAGAGRWDDVERVRSSMKNKNVEKDPGWSSMEVDGQLHTFVAGDSAHTRKHEIYSKLEEIIMGAKQLGYMPETEWVLHNIDEEEKEGALGSHSEKLALAFGLISTGPGVLLTIVKNLRVCGDCHSLMKYISKMSQRVIVLRDIKRFHHFKDGVCSCKDYW